A DNA window from Drosophila sechellia strain sech25 chromosome X, ASM438219v1, whole genome shotgun sequence contains the following coding sequences:
- the LOC6619599 gene encoding uncharacterized protein LOC6619599 isoform X1: MHRTQPSLPLPLPLLALALASALAFAQAQNIDAGCSFPGSPAHSSVVFSNANLTQGTVASYSCERGFELLGPARRVCDKGQWVPEGIPFCVLNVAAGKAPMQISTDGAGAPQKAIDGSTSAFFTPETCSLTKAERSPWWYVNLLEPYMVQLVRLDFGKSCCGNKPATIVVRVGNNRPDLGTNPICNRFTGLLEAGQPLFLPCNPPMPGAFVSVHLENSTPNPLSICEAFVYTDQALPIERCPTFRDQPPGALASYNGKCYIFYNRQPLNFLDALSFCRSRGGTLISESNPALQGFISWELWRRHRSDVSSQYWMGAVRDGSDRSSWKWVNGDELTVSFWSHPGGDEDCARFDGSKGWLWSDTNCNTLLNFICQHQPKTCGRPEQPPNSTMVALNGFEVGAQIKYSCDANHLLVGPATRTCLETGFYNEFPPVCKYIECGLPASIAHGSYALLNNTVGYLSLVKYSCEEGYEMIGRALLTCDFDERWNGPPPRCEIVECDTLPGNYYSTIINAPNGTYYGSKAEISCPPGYRMEGPRVLTCLASGQWSSALPRCIKLEPSTQPTAASTIPVPSSVATPPPFRPKVVSSTTSRTPYRPAVSTASSGIGGSSTSTVGTYPSLSPTQVEINGESESEEEINVPPVPGTVREEFPPRRTVRPVLIPKKPNSTPAAMPPTTHQVPPQPPSTYAPTPPRSSRPSGAPNSAGGVETTTRNTQQIIANSHPQDNEIPDSVNIQQNQSPNVNVPFAVDNPDRKETKEVKLNLGAIVALGAFGGFVFLAAVITTIVILVRRNRTTQHYRHRASPDCNTVASFDSSTSGSRNGLNRYYRQAWENLHESASKNSSHNALRRKETLDPPSMTRSRDNLRDNMQRSRENLDRCGRDNYGMRDDSEMVVSSVVSDVCLKGEKKRHHHHHHKSSSRNGDYRDRDHSSGRREHHRHSGGGGGGGGGGGGHY, encoded by the exons TTTTGAACGTTGCCGCTGGCAAGGCGCCCATGCAGATCTCCACTGATGGCGCCGGTGCTCCACAAAAGGCCATCGATGGCTCCACATCCGCCTTCTTCACGCCGGAGACCTGCTCGCTGACCAAGGCGGAGCGATCGCCCTGGTGGTATGTGAACCTCCTGGAACCCTACATGGTGCAACTGGTGCGCCTGGACTTTGGAAAATCCTGTTGCG GCAATAAACCCGCCACAATTGTGGTGCGAGTGGGCAACAACCGACCGGACTTGGGCACAAATCCGATCTGCAACCGATTCACGGGCCTCCTGGAGGCCGGACAGCCGCTCTTCCTGCCCTGCAATCCCCCGATGCCGGGAGCCTTCGTTAGTGTCCACCTGGAGAATAGCACACCCAATCCGCTGTCCATTTGCGAGGCGTTCGTCTACACGGACCAGGCGCTGCCCATCGAGCGGTGTCCCACCTTCCGCGATCAGCCGCCTGGAGCCCTGGCCTCGTACAATGGCAAGTGCTACATCTTCTACAACCGCCAGCCGCTGAACTTCCTGGACGCACTGTCCTTCTGCCGATCCCGTGGCGGTACACTGATCAGTGAGAGCAATCCGGCGCTGCAGGGATTCATCAGTTGGGAGCTGTGGCGACGTCATCGCAGTGACGTCAGTTCGCAGTACTGGATGGGAGCGGTACGCGATGGCAGCGATCGCAGCAGCTGGAAATGGGTGAATGGCGACGAGCTGACCGTCTCCTTCTGGAGTCATCCCGGCGGCGATGAGGATTGTGCCCGATTTGATGGCTCCAAGGGCTGGCTCTGGAGCGATACCAACTGCAACACGCTGCTGAACTTCATCTGTCAGCACCAACCGAAGACCTGTGGACGACCGGAGCAACCGCCCAATTCCACGATGGTGGCCCTGAACGGATTCGAGGTGGGCGCCCAGATCAAGTACAGCTGCGATGCTAATCACCTGCTGGTGGGTCCCGCCACGAGGACCTGCCTGGAGACTGGATTCTACAATGAGTTCCCGCCAGTGTGCAAGT ACATCGAATGTGGTCTGCCGGCCAGCATTGCCCATGGTTCCTACGCCCTGCTGAACAACACGGTTGGCTACTTGAGCCTGGTGAAGTATTCGTGCGAGGAGGGTTACGAGATGATAGGACGAGCTCTGCTCACCTGCGACTTTGATGAGCGCTGGAATGGACCTCCACCACGTTGTGAGA TTGTGGAGTGCGACACTCTGCCTGGCAACTACTACAGCACCATTATCAACGCTCCCAATGGCACTTACTACGGCTCCAAGGCGGAGATCAGTTGTCCACCCGGATACCGCATGGAAGGACCCCGAGTGCTTACCTGCCTGGCCAGTGGTCAATGGAGCAGTGCCCTGCCGCGTTGCATCAAACTGGAGCCATCCACTCAGCCCACTGCCGCGTCCACCATTCCGGTGCCCTCGTCCGTGGCCACGCCACCACCGTTCCGCCCCAAGGTGGTCAGCTCGACCACCAGCCGCACCCCTTACCGCCCAGCAGTTTCCACAGCGAGCAGTGGCATCGGCGGCAGCTCCACCAGCACTGTGGGCACGTATCCCAGTCTCAGTCCCACGCAGGTGGAGATCAACGGCGAAT CTGAATCCGAGGAGGAAATCAATGTGCCTCCAGTGCCTGGCACCGTTCGCGAGGAGTTCCCACCACGACGCACTGTTCGTCCAGTGCTCATTCCGAAGAAACCGAACAGCACACCGGCTGCCAtgccgcccaccacccaccaggTGCCACCGCAACCACCGTCCACCTACGCACCCACACCACCGCGCAGCTCGCGACCAAGTGGTGCTCCGAATAGCGCCGGCGGAGTGGAGACCACCACGCGGAACACACAGCAGATCATCGCCAACTCGCATCCACAAGACAACGAGATCCCCGACAGCGTCAACATCCAACAGAACCAGTCGCCCAATGTCAACGTGCCCTTCGCCGTCGATAATCCCGACCGCAAGGAGACCAAGGAGGTCAAACTCAATCTGGGCGCCATCGTTGCTCTGGGCGCTTTTGGTGGCTTCGTCTTCCTGGCCGCCGTCATCACCACGATCGTGATCCTTGTGCGAAG AAACCGAACCACGCAACACTATCGCCATCGCGCCTCGCCCGACTGCAACACTGTGGCCAGCTTCGATAGCTCCACCTCCGGATCCCGCAATGGACTCAACAG GTACTACCGCCAAGCTTGGGAGAACCTGCACGAGTCCGCCTCGAAGAACAGCTCGCACAACGCCCTGCGCCGCAAGGAGACCCTCGATCCACCGAGCATGACCCGTTCCCGCGACAATTTGCGCGACAATATGCAGCGATCCCGCGAAAATCTCGACAG ATGCGGCAGGGACAACTACGGCATGCGGGATGACTCCGAGATGGTGGTGTCCTCGGTGGTGTCGGATGTGTGCCTGAAGGGCGAGAAGAAGcgccatcaccatcatcaccaCAAGAGCAGCTCCCGCAACGGCGACTACCGCGATCGGGATCACTCCTCCGGCAGACGCGAGCACCACCGACATagcggtggtggcggtggcggcggaggcggtggtggCGGCCACTATTGA
- the LOC6619599 gene encoding uncharacterized protein LOC6619599 isoform X2, with protein MHRTQPSLPLPLPLLALALASALAFAQAQNIDAGCSFPGSPAHSSVVFSNANLTQGTVASYSCERGFELLGPARRVCDKGQWVPEGIPFCVLNVAAGKAPMQISTDGAGAPQKAIDGSTSAFFTPETCSLTKAERSPWWYVNLLEPYMVQLVRLDFGKSCCGNKPATIVVRVGNNRPDLGTNPICNRFTGLLEAGQPLFLPCNPPMPGAFVSVHLENSTPNPLSICEAFVYTDQALPIERCPTFRDQPPGALASYNGKCYIFYNRQPLNFLDALSFCRSRGGTLISESNPALQGFISWELWRRHRSDVSSQYWMGAVRDGSDRSSWKWVNGDELTVSFWSHPGGDEDCARFDGSKGWLWSDTNCNTLLNFICQHQPKTCGRPEQPPNSTMVALNGFEVGAQIKYSCDANHLLVGPATRTCLETGFYNEFPPVCKYIECGLPASIAHGSYALLNNTVGYLSLVKYSCEEGYEMIGRALLTCDFDERWNGPPPRCEIVECDTLPGNYYSTIINAPNGTYYGSKAEISCPPGYRMEGPRVLTCLASGQWSSALPRCIKLEPSTQPTAASTIPVPSSVATPPPFRPKVVSSTTSRTPYRPAVSTASSGIGGSSTSTVGTYPSLSPTQVEINGESESEEEINVPPVPGTVREEFPPRRTVRPVLIPKKPNSTPAAMPPTTHQVPPQPPSTYAPTPPRSSRPSGAPNSAGGVETTTRNTQQIIANSHPQDNEIPDSVNIQQNQSPNVNVPFAVDNPDRKETKEVKLNLGAIVALGAFGGFVFLAAVITTIVILVRSTPNSQRRHLAKHLTAYQHHHAHHHHHQQIQQEFHHRNHQQQQEQHHQNHTRQQQQKYHQQQEQLHQSHRQKKQPSQSKKSQGGIGIGIGIGIPRPSRLPSYATATATSATSYASTAQLTQSHLFPDGGGYGSVGSSSAGGLVHAPSMWYSVLALPFDDQKLGRREFSSYGRGYRARAGLFSNSHINRTTQHYRHRASPDCNTVASFDSSTSGSRNGLNRYYRQAWENLHESASKNSSHNALRRKETLDPPSMTRSRDNLRDNMQRSRENLDRCGRDNYGMRDDSEMVVSSVVSDVCLKGEKKRHHHHHHKSSSRNGDYRDRDHSSGRREHHRHSGGGGGGGGGGGGHY; from the exons TTTTGAACGTTGCCGCTGGCAAGGCGCCCATGCAGATCTCCACTGATGGCGCCGGTGCTCCACAAAAGGCCATCGATGGCTCCACATCCGCCTTCTTCACGCCGGAGACCTGCTCGCTGACCAAGGCGGAGCGATCGCCCTGGTGGTATGTGAACCTCCTGGAACCCTACATGGTGCAACTGGTGCGCCTGGACTTTGGAAAATCCTGTTGCG GCAATAAACCCGCCACAATTGTGGTGCGAGTGGGCAACAACCGACCGGACTTGGGCACAAATCCGATCTGCAACCGATTCACGGGCCTCCTGGAGGCCGGACAGCCGCTCTTCCTGCCCTGCAATCCCCCGATGCCGGGAGCCTTCGTTAGTGTCCACCTGGAGAATAGCACACCCAATCCGCTGTCCATTTGCGAGGCGTTCGTCTACACGGACCAGGCGCTGCCCATCGAGCGGTGTCCCACCTTCCGCGATCAGCCGCCTGGAGCCCTGGCCTCGTACAATGGCAAGTGCTACATCTTCTACAACCGCCAGCCGCTGAACTTCCTGGACGCACTGTCCTTCTGCCGATCCCGTGGCGGTACACTGATCAGTGAGAGCAATCCGGCGCTGCAGGGATTCATCAGTTGGGAGCTGTGGCGACGTCATCGCAGTGACGTCAGTTCGCAGTACTGGATGGGAGCGGTACGCGATGGCAGCGATCGCAGCAGCTGGAAATGGGTGAATGGCGACGAGCTGACCGTCTCCTTCTGGAGTCATCCCGGCGGCGATGAGGATTGTGCCCGATTTGATGGCTCCAAGGGCTGGCTCTGGAGCGATACCAACTGCAACACGCTGCTGAACTTCATCTGTCAGCACCAACCGAAGACCTGTGGACGACCGGAGCAACCGCCCAATTCCACGATGGTGGCCCTGAACGGATTCGAGGTGGGCGCCCAGATCAAGTACAGCTGCGATGCTAATCACCTGCTGGTGGGTCCCGCCACGAGGACCTGCCTGGAGACTGGATTCTACAATGAGTTCCCGCCAGTGTGCAAGT ACATCGAATGTGGTCTGCCGGCCAGCATTGCCCATGGTTCCTACGCCCTGCTGAACAACACGGTTGGCTACTTGAGCCTGGTGAAGTATTCGTGCGAGGAGGGTTACGAGATGATAGGACGAGCTCTGCTCACCTGCGACTTTGATGAGCGCTGGAATGGACCTCCACCACGTTGTGAGA TTGTGGAGTGCGACACTCTGCCTGGCAACTACTACAGCACCATTATCAACGCTCCCAATGGCACTTACTACGGCTCCAAGGCGGAGATCAGTTGTCCACCCGGATACCGCATGGAAGGACCCCGAGTGCTTACCTGCCTGGCCAGTGGTCAATGGAGCAGTGCCCTGCCGCGTTGCATCAAACTGGAGCCATCCACTCAGCCCACTGCCGCGTCCACCATTCCGGTGCCCTCGTCCGTGGCCACGCCACCACCGTTCCGCCCCAAGGTGGTCAGCTCGACCACCAGCCGCACCCCTTACCGCCCAGCAGTTTCCACAGCGAGCAGTGGCATCGGCGGCAGCTCCACCAGCACTGTGGGCACGTATCCCAGTCTCAGTCCCACGCAGGTGGAGATCAACGGCGAAT CTGAATCCGAGGAGGAAATCAATGTGCCTCCAGTGCCTGGCACCGTTCGCGAGGAGTTCCCACCACGACGCACTGTTCGTCCAGTGCTCATTCCGAAGAAACCGAACAGCACACCGGCTGCCAtgccgcccaccacccaccaggTGCCACCGCAACCACCGTCCACCTACGCACCCACACCACCGCGCAGCTCGCGACCAAGTGGTGCTCCGAATAGCGCCGGCGGAGTGGAGACCACCACGCGGAACACACAGCAGATCATCGCCAACTCGCATCCACAAGACAACGAGATCCCCGACAGCGTCAACATCCAACAGAACCAGTCGCCCAATGTCAACGTGCCCTTCGCCGTCGATAATCCCGACCGCAAGGAGACCAAGGAGGTCAAACTCAATCTGGGCGCCATCGTTGCTCTGGGCGCTTTTGGTGGCTTCGTCTTCCTGGCCGCCGTCATCACCACGATCGTGATCCTTGTGCGAAG CACCCCGAACAGCCAACGGCGGCACCTAGCCAAACACTTAACCGCTTACCAACATCATCATGCtcatcatcaccaccaccagcagatCCAGCAGGAATTCCACCACCGcaaccaccagcagcagcaggagcagcaccaCCAGAACCACAcacgccagcagcaacagaagtACCACCAACAACAGGAGCAACTGCATCAGAGCCACCGTCAAAAGAAGCAGCCATCGCAATCGAAGAAAAGCCAGGGGGGAATCGGAattgggatcgggatcgggatacCGCGACCGAGTCGATTGCCCAGCTATGCCACGGCGACGGCCACCAGTGCCACCAGCTACGCATCCACCGCCCAATTAACCCAGAGTCACCTCTTTCCCGACGGCGGTGGCTATGGGAGCGTGGGATCGAGCAGTGCTGGTGGTCTGGTCCATGCGCCATCCATGTGGTACAGCGTACTGGCACTGCCCTTCGATGATCAAAAGCTGGGTCGCCGGGAGTTCAGCAGCTATGGACGCGGATATCGTGCCCGGGCTGGACTCTTCAGCAACTCCCATAT AAACCGAACCACGCAACACTATCGCCATCGCGCCTCGCCCGACTGCAACACTGTGGCCAGCTTCGATAGCTCCACCTCCGGATCCCGCAATGGACTCAACAG GTACTACCGCCAAGCTTGGGAGAACCTGCACGAGTCCGCCTCGAAGAACAGCTCGCACAACGCCCTGCGCCGCAAGGAGACCCTCGATCCACCGAGCATGACCCGTTCCCGCGACAATTTGCGCGACAATATGCAGCGATCCCGCGAAAATCTCGACAG ATGCGGCAGGGACAACTACGGCATGCGGGATGACTCCGAGATGGTGGTGTCCTCGGTGGTGTCGGATGTGTGCCTGAAGGGCGAGAAGAAGcgccatcaccatcatcaccaCAAGAGCAGCTCCCGCAACGGCGACTACCGCGATCGGGATCACTCCTCCGGCAGACGCGAGCACCACCGACATagcggtggtggcggtggcggcggaggcggtggtggCGGCCACTATTGA
- the LOC6619597 gene encoding probable 60S ribosomal protein L37-A: MTKGTSSFGKRHNKTHTLCRRCGRSSYHIQKSTCAQCGYPAAKLRSYNWSVKAKRRKTTGTGRMQHLKVVRRRFRNGFREGTQAKPKKAAQSSK, from the exons ATG ACGAAGGGTACCTCCAGCTTTGGTAAGCGCCACAATAAGACGCACACTCTGTGCCGTCGCTGTGGCCGCTCCTCCTACCACATCCAGAAGTCCACTTGCGCCCAGTGCGGATACCCCGCCGCCAAGTTGCGTTCCT ACAACTGGTCCGTGAAGGCCAAGAGGAGGAAAACCACCGGCACCGGTCGCATGCAGCACCTGAAGGTTGTGCGTCGCCGTTTCCGCAACGGATTCCGCGAGGGCACCCAGGCTAAGCCCAAGAAGGCCGCTCAGTCCAGCAAGTAG